The sequence below is a genomic window from Proteus vulgaris.
TACGCATTTCAATACGCGCTTCGCGAGCAAATGCTAATGTTGCTTTACCTTGTGTTGTCCACAACGCGATCCCACCCGCTGCTACGAACAAAGCAACAACAGCTAAAGCTCGTAACGCTAGGTTAAATTCACGGTAAAGATAGTTGCCACCCACTGCTACTGCCAGCAATAAAACGGTAATGATCCACTTAGCGATATCACCACCGCGTTTGCTATCTTGAGCTCCGCTATTCGCACTCATAAATTAACCTGTCATATGATGTAAATAAATAGCCAGCTTGCCTCGCAAGAGCAAAACAAATCAGACTAACCATAAAATCAACTATGATTGCATCTGACACAGTGTCATATCTCTATGACATTCGTATCTGCAAGATACTGGACTCGATTCGTTGTATCAGAGCCTATCTCACCAATAATTTACAGCAAACTAGTGATGAGATAGGTTCTTTTTCAAACAACGCATAAAAAGGGCATCAATTGATGCCCTTCTCTAGGAAATTACGCGAGTAATTAACCTAATACTTTAGCAACAACGCCCGCACCTACTGTACGGCCACCTTCACGGATAGCGAAACGTAAACCGTCGTCCATCGCGATTGGGTGAATCAGTTCAACGATCATGTTGATGTTGTCACCTGGCATTACCATTTCTACGCCTTCTGGTAATTCGATAGTACCAGTTACGTCAGTTGTACGGAAGTAGAACTGTGGACGGTAGCCTTTGAAGAATGGAGTATGACGACCACCTTCATCTTTGCTCAGAATATAAACTTCTGATTCGAATTTAGTGTGTGGCTTGATTGAACCTGGTTTTGCCAGTACTTGTCCACGTTCGATTTCTTCACGTTTAGTACCACGCAGAAGAACACCAACGTTCTCACCTGCACGACCTTCGTCAAGTAATTTACGGAACATTTCAACGCCAGTACAAGTTGTTTTAACTGTTGGTTTGATACCAACGATTTCAACTTCTTCACCAACTTTAACAACACCACGCTCAACACGACCAGTTACTACTGTACCACGGCCTGAGATTGAGAATACGTCTTCGATTGGTAACAGGAATGGTTTGTCAATTGCACGCTCTGGTTCTGGGATGTATGAATCCAGTGCTTCTGCTAATTCAACAATTTTTGCTTCCCACTCAGCTTCGCCTTCCAGTGCTTTCAGCGCTGAACCACGGATTACTGGAGTGTCGTCACCTGGGAAATCGTACTGAGACAGAAGTTCACGAACTTCCATTTCTACTAATTCCAGTAACTCTTCATCATCTACCATGTCACATTTGTTCAGGAATACGATGATGTAAGGAACACCAACCTGACGACCTAACAGGATGTGCTCACGAGTTTGTGGCATTGGGCCATCAGTCGCAGCAACAACCAGGATAGCTCCGTCCATTTGCGCAGCACCAGTGATCATGTTTTTAACATAGTCGGCGTGACCTGGGCAGTCTACGTGTGCGTAGTGACGAGTTGGAGTGTCATATTCTACGTGTGAAGTAGAGATGGTGATACCACGAGCTTTTTCTTCTGGTGCGTTATCGATTTGATCGAATGCACGAGCAGCACCACCGTAAGTTTTAGCTAAAACTGTAGTGATTGCAGCAGTCAGAGTTGTTTTACCGTGGTCAACGTGGCCGATAGTACCAACGTTAACGTGCGGTTTTGAACGTTCAAATTTTTCTTTAGACACGACTATATTCCTTAATATCGCTCCCTCAATTAGAGGGAGCGTAAACTAAATTGAACTCGAAAGGATCTTATTTCGCTTTACGAGCTTCGATAATAGCCTGAGCGACGTTGCTAGGCGCTTCGTTGTACTTCAAGAACTCCATAGAGTAAGAAGCACGACCCTGAGTTTGTGAACGCAGGTCAGTTGCATAACCGAACATCTCAGCCAGTGGTACTTGAGCACGGATGATCTTACCGGTAGGCAGATCGTCCATACCTTCAACCATACCACGACGACGGTTTAAGTCACCGATAACGTCGCCCATGTAATCTTCTGGCGTTTCAATCTCAACTTTCATGACTGGCTCAAGCAGAATTGGCTTAGCTTTCATGAAGCCGTCTTTAAATGCCATTGATGCGGCAATTTTAAACGCGATTTCTGAGGAGTCAACATCATGGTAAGAACCGTAATGTAAACGAGCCTGAATATCCACAACAGGGTAACCTGCTAATGGACCAGATTTCAGCTGTTCTTGAATACCTTTATCAACAGCTGGGATGAATTCTTTAGGAATTACACCACCAACGATATCGTTGATAAATACGTAGTTCTCTTCACCACCTGCTGGTAATGGAGACAGGTCGATAACAACATGACCGTACTGACCACGACCACCAGATTGTTTCGCGTGCTTACCTTCGATATCAGTTACTGTATCACGAATAGTTTCACGGTAAGCAACCTGTGGTTTACCTACGTTCGCTTCAACTTTAAATTCACGACGCATACGGTCAACTAACACGTCTAAGTGCAGCTCACCCATACCAGCAATGATAGTCTGACCAGTTTCTTCGTCGCTTGATACGCGGAAAGATGGATCTTCTTGAGCCAGACGGTTCAGAGCGATACCCATTTTTTCTTGGTCAGCTTTAGTCTTAGGTTCGATAGCAACAGAGATTACTGGCTCTGGGAATTCCATACGTTCTAAGATGATTGGTGCATCAATTGCACATAAAGTATCACCTGTAGTTACGTCTTTCAGACCGATAGCAGCAGCGATGTCGCCCGCACGAACTTCTTTAATTTCTTCACGCTTGTTAGCATGCATCTGAACAATACGGCCAAAACGTTCTTTTTTGTCTTTAACCGGGTTCAGAACTGTGTCACCTGAGTTTACAACACCAGAGTACACACGGAAGAATGTTAAGTTACCAACAAATGGGTCAGTAGCGATTTTGAATGCCAGAGATGAGAATGGCTCTTCGTCGCTTGAATGACGTTCTGCTGGAGTATCTTTACCGTCTGGTAACATACCGTTGATAGCAGGAACATCTGTTGGTGCTGGCAGGTATTCAATTACCGCATCCAGCATTGCCTGAACACCTTTGTTCTTAAATGCAGAACCACAGGTAACCAGGATAATTTCGTTATCTAGAACGCGTTTACGCAGAGCAGCTTTGATTTCTGCTTCTGTCAGTTCTTCACCGCCCAGATATTTGTCCATCAGGTCTTCTGATGCTTCAGCAGCAGATTCAACCAGGTTGTTGTGCCATTCTTCAGCTAAATCTTGCAGATTTGCAGGAATGTCTTCGTATTCGAAGGTAACACCTTGGTCTTCTTCATTCCAACGGATTGATTTCATTTTAATTAAATCAACAACACCGGTGAAATTTTCTTCAGCGCCTACTGGGATTTGCAGTGGAACTGGGTTTGCTGCCAGACGTGTTTTGATTTGTTCAACAACACGCAGGAAGTTTGCACCCATACGGTCCATTTTGTTAACGAACGCGATACGTGGTACATGATATTTGTTAGCCTGGCGCCATACTGTTTCTGACTGAGGCTGAACACCACCAACTGCACAGTAAACCATAACCGCGCCATCAAGAACACGCATAGAACGTTCTACTTCGATTGTGAAGTCAACGTGTCCCGGGGTGTCGATGATGTTTACACGGTGAGGCTCAAACTGTTTAGCCATACCAGACCAGAATGCAGTAGTTGCTGCGGATGTGATAGTAATACCACGTTCCTGCTCCTGCTCCATCCAGTCCATTGTTGCTGAACCTTCGTGAGTTTCACCAATTTTATGGTTTACACCGGTATAAAACAGAATACGTTCACTTGTAGTGGTTTTACCGGCATCGATGTGCGCACTGATACCGATATTACGGTAGCGTGCTATGGGGGTTTGACGAGCCATTTTTTCCTCTCTCGTGGGCGTTCAATTCAGGTAAAGGACAGCAGAGCTGTCCTGAAAAGAGTTGCGATACTCCGTGGATTACCAACGGTAGTGTGCGAACGCCTTGTTTGCATCTGCCATACGGTGAACGTCTTCACGTTTCTTAACAGCAGCGCCTTTGTTTTCAGCCGCATCAGATAATTCATTTGCCAGGCGAAGAGCCATGGATTTATCACCGCGTTTACGAGCAGCTTCAACAATCCAACGCATTGCTAATGCATTACGACGAACTGGGCGTACTTCAACTGGAACTTGGTAAGTTGAACCACCAACACGGCGGGATTTAACTTCCACAGTAGGACGTACGTTATCTAATGCGATTTCGAACGCTTCCAGTTCAGTTTTGCCTGAACGCTGAGCCAGGGTCTCAAGCGCATTATATACGATAGATTCTGCAGTAGATTTTTTACCGTCTACCATCAGAATGTTTACAAATTTGGCCAGCAGTTCTGATCCGAACTTAGGATCTGGCAGAATTTTACGTTGACCAATTACACGACGACGTGGCATGGAAATACTCCGTTTAAATTCAGGGTTGTCCAAAACTCAATGAGTTTATTTTGACATTAATGGTGAAAAAATGTTTGGCCTTACTTAACGGAGAACCATTAAGCCTTTGGCTTCTTCACACCGTACTTAGAACGAGCTTGTTTACGGTCTTTAACACCGGAACAGTCCAGCGCGCCGCGAACAGTGTGGTAACGCACACCTGGTAAGTCTTTAACACGACCACCACGGATTAAGATTACGGAGTGTTCCTGCAAGTTGTGGCCTTCACCACCGATGTAGGAAGAAACTTCGAAACCGTTAGTCAAACGCACACGGCATACTTTACGCAGTGCTGAGTTTGGTTTTTTTGGAGTGGTAGTATATACACGAGTACATACGCCACGTTTTTGCGGGCAAGCTTCCAGAGCTGGAACGTTGCTTTTAACAACTTTCGAGCTACGAGATTTGCGCACCAGCTGGTTAATAGTTGCCATTTAAAAAAAGCTCCTGGTTTTTGCTTCGTAAACACGGATTTGAACTCTGTCTTGTCAACAAGACAAAACATGAGGACGCAGAATTTTATTGCTGACGGGCTCATGTGTCAAGAATTATACAGCAATTCTACGCTCCCCAATGAATTTGTTGGGGGTGTTTTACCGTTAAATCGACAAAATCACCATAATTGATAAGTTTAATGTGATGAGATACTTGATCTTTTAAGCCTCTTGCCAAAACATCATCAATTAATGCGTAAACTGAAATTTGCTGTTGGAGACAATATTTTAATAAGGGATTGTCTTCAAGAACTGCCAGTACACCATCTTGTATTAACAAAACATCATCTTCTTTTGTCAATAAAGATAAAAAAGCCTCTAAATCACTTTGATAAATAGAGACAGAATAAGTATACAACATAACCGTTCAACCTTCCTGACTAACTTCTGTATTAAAAGCGTAATACCACATCATATTCACTCAATTTTTGAGCAATATCTTCTTGGGATATCACCTGTGCATCCAACACAAAAGAAGTTTGAGAGGATAATCCACGATGAGCCATGTCTTTCTGTGATATATAGACGTTTGTCACATCATACAAGGGTAGCACTTTAAATGTTGCAGCATGATGACGTGATAGCACTCCTTCAGGTTGTTGATTTTCAACAAGTTGAAACACACTATCAGAGATAAAAAAAACACCAATATCTTCTGTTAATGCAGAGGTTGCGAGTAAAGCATCTAAACCTTCTCGCCCTGCACTATTACCATGAGGTGCTTGAGTAAAAAGGAATGCGATTGAATTCATTTTCTTCATTAAAATTGCACCACACGGGAACAGGTTAACATCGCTTGAGCCAGTGAACCCAACCCACTTAACTCAAATTCAGTTGCCATGTTATGGCTATCCATTTCCTGCTCTTTTGCCTGCTGCTCATCGATAATTCCTCTACGCAATGCGGCGGCAACACAAACATGCAGGGGAATTTGATGTTCTTTCGCCAATGTAACCCACGCTTTAGGGAGATCAAATTCATCATTTGCAGGCGATACCAATTTATTAGCATTCACAACACCTTCTCGATAGAAGAAAATTTGTGAAATTTGATGCCCCTTTTCAAGAAGGGCATTTGCGAACAAATAGGCACTTGAAGCTTGTTCAGTTCCGTAATGAGGCCCTGTAACCACTAAACAATATGTCAAGGAACTCATAATGTTGCCTTATTCTCCATTTTTAAACTGGCGAATATAGAGATACACAGTATGTTTTGAGATATTTAAGCGATCTGCAACCTGATTGATGGCATCTTTAATATCAAAAATACCTTTCTCATAAAGGCTTAACACCACTTGTTTATTCTTGGCATTATTCGCAACTTCACGATCATTATTTACTTCTTCAATCGTAAACTCTAATGTTTGAGCCACTAAATCATCGACAGATGAGGCAAAGTTAACATCGGATGCAACTTCATGCGTTTCTTCAGGAATAAAGGTTTTGATTATTTCAGAGAATGGAACATCAAGGTTCATATTAATACACAATAAACCAATGACACGACGTTCACGATTACGAATAGCAATCGTGATTGACTTCATCAATGCACCACTTTTTGCTCTAGTAAAATAAGCCTTTGAAAAACTTGAATCTTCATCTGTGATGTCATGTAACATTTGTAATGCCAAATCGGTAATTGGAGAACCAATCTTACGACCAGTATGTTCTCCATTCGCGATTTTAACCGCTGAACATTTCAAATCTTCCAGAGAGTGCAATACGATTTCGCAATGATTGCCGATGAGCATTGCCAAACCATCCACAGCTGCTTCATAGGACTTTAGTATTTCGTGATCAGTTTGAGTAAAAGGTCGGCTATCTAGTTTTTCAAACTCGCTGCTGTCACCATTAAATAACGGGCTAGACATTTGATTATATAATCCTTAAAGGCTTTAATTATGATAATGACTTGAGGTTCTATTTTTTATAACGATTCGTCATTGCGGATCAATTCAATATTAAAAAAATTTAAATATAAAAACAGAATTAAGAACGATTCTGACGTTAGATCGCCAGAAGATCTACGTCAAGTGACTTAGAATAAGAGCTTTGTGATAGGTCACAGCTTTTTTCATTTTTCTTTATCTTTTGGACTTATTCCCACCTTTATTTTTTGAAAATTTTCCTTTTTTGGTGTGGGCAGGATAAAGATTGACACTACTGAATAGATTACCTATATTCCAAATTATTGTTATTTTAACGAGCGATTAATCCTATGAATACACTGATGATATGCCAATCTCAGCAAACTTCATCAATAATAGGATTAATTTCTGTTGCTTCTATACCTATTGAGATTCTCTCTTCACCACCTCCGCCTGTGAAAGTGGTTGTAGTCAATACAACGGTTGTTGCAGCTCACGTTGCTTGATTTGTTTACTTAGCTTAAGAACGTACTTAATCACCACTTATATAGTGATATGTTGCTTGCGTTTATTCATTGATATTTTATCAATTTGCTAATAATCATTAAAAATAATCAAGCTCTCTTATTGCTTATTTTACAGGTATATCATCATGTACTTACGTCAATATTGGGCAAAATTCGGCCCAACAACGTTATTCGTTTTATTGTGGAGTAGTGGCGCTATCTTTTCTCGCTGGGGTTTAGATAATGGTAGCTCATTTGCAATTTTAACTTGGCGTTTTATTATCGCTTTAGCGTTTCTCTCTTTTTTGTGTATTCAGCGTCATCGCTTTTTACCACCAAAAGGAAGTCGTTTAAAAACGGCATGGGTCGGTTTACTTATTATTGGTGGTTATTCTATCTGTTATCTTTTAGCGCTCGCTAATAGTATTACACCGGGAATGTTAGCCACAATTATGGGTGTTCAGCCGATTATTACATTATGGATAATAGAACGTAATTTTACAGCGACGCGTCTATTAGGGCTTTTAATCGCCTTGGCTGGATTAGTGTTAGTGGTTGCCCAAAGTTTATTTAATACATCCCTCTCATTAACGGGAATGATTTATGCGTTAGTTGCACTACTTTGCATGAGCTTTGGTGCGATCTCACAGAAAAAACTGCAATTAGCGCCGATGGATGCCTTACCGCTACAATATGTTGTTAGCCTTGTGTTGTGTTTATTATTTGTCCCCTTCCAGCCCTTTCATGCTTCATTCGACATTGGCTTTGTTATTCCTGTACTTTGGCTTGCGGTGATCATTTCTGTTGTTGCTCAGTTGCTATTATACCGCTTACTCACTACGGGTAATTTGGTTAATGTCACTAGCTTATTTTATTTAGTACCTGGCGTGACCGCATTAATGGATTACATCTTCTTAGGTAACAAGATGTCTTGGCTAAGTTTGGCTGGGATGGGCGCAATCATTGTGGGCTTGCTGTTTGTTTTCAAAAAGCCCAAAGCCATTATTATTGAAGAGACTGTGGACTAACGCTATGTGTTAAGAAACAAATAATGAGCTATACATTAGAAATAAAAATGCTGACATTAATGTCAGCATTTTTTTAGTGATAATTAGAGATAAGTGAATTACTTATCGCTTTCAACACTCAGTAATTCAACTTCAAATACTAATGTTGAGTTAGCAGGAATACCACTTGTTGCACGTTGTCCGTAGCCTAATTCTGGTGGAATAACTAACTTGATTTTACCGCCTTCTTTGATGTACTTCATACCTTCAGTCCAGCCAGGAATAACGCTTTTCAGGCTGATTGTCAGAGGTTCGTTACGATCATAAGAGCTATCAAATTGTTTACCATCAATCAGCATGCCTTTGTAGTTTACAGTAACACGATCAGCATCTGTTGGTGTTTTGCCTTTACCTGGGTTTTCAACTAAATACAGTAGACCTGATTTAGTTTTTACTACACCTTTCTCAGCGGCAAACTCTGTACGGAATTTATCACCCGCAGTTTTGTTCTCAGTCGCTTCTTTTTCCATTTTTGCTGTTGCAGCAGTACGGACTTGATCTTCAAAAGCCGCTAATGTTAATTCAATTTCAGCGTCTGATAATTTTGATTTGCTATTAAATGCATCCTGAACACCTGCTAACAGTTGTTTAGAATCTAAAGTAATACCAATATTTTTTTGTTCTTGTAATGCAGCTTCCATATAGCGACCCATCGACGCGCCTAACGCATAGGCATTTTGCTCATTTTGAGTTTTAAATGCGCTATTTAATGTTGGCACTTTAGCTGTAGCTTCTTCAGCGAATGCATGAGGTGCACTGAATGCGAAAGCTAAACTGGTTGCCAGCAACGTCGTTTTTAATAAAGATTTCATCCCATTCTCCAGTATATGTTAGTGAGTCGCTACGTTTTACAAGCGATCATCATAGATCTTTGCTTAAACGTTTTGCATCACATCTTGCTGTCGTTGCGGTATAGATCTCATCCGCGGGTAGCAATTTTATATGAATTTAAAAAATTTGCCGACACTCTTAACAGTTAATGTTAGGATTTTTGTCAGCACAGAGTGCTATCACATTAGCAAAATAGTCTTTTATCTCAAACCAGATTTATGTCTTCCTGTGTATATATCAGTAAATAAGATTAAATTTCGCGAGTTTGTTCATCATATTCGTCGTAATAGGACATTTTAAAGGAGGAAAAACACAATGGATATTAAGGAAGTAGAGCGATTGCTCATTCAATTAGAAAGCAAAGTTGCTTTCCAAGATGCGACTATTGAAGAATTAAACCAAGTGGTCACACAGCAGCAAATAGAAATTAGCCGCTTTAAAGAAGCCTTAAAAATTGTTTCTGAGCGCCTAAAAAACTCTCAAACTTCAATACTTGCTAGACCTGAGGATGAAACGCCTCCACCTCACTACTAAGTTCTCGTTTGTTATTGATATCAAAACCGAAAACAAAAAAGGAGCGTTTAAACGCTCCTTTTGATCTTTTCAACGAAAGATTAGTGCTGGCAACCACAACCGCCATGACCGTGGCCGTGACCACCGTGACCATGACCGCCGCCACCGCAGCATCCACCTTCTTCACCGTGTGAATGACCATGACCATGACCACCGCCACAGCATCCGCCTTCTTCACCGTGACCGTGGCCACCACAACATTCGTGCTCTTCTTCTTCACCGTGTACGTGACCGTGAGCTAATTCTTCTTCAGTCGCTTCACGAATTGCAACGATTTCAACATGAAACTTCAGGTTTTGACCCGCTAACATGTGGTTACCATCAACGATAACTTCGTCACCTTCAATACCTGTAATTTCTACTGGTACTGGACCTTGATCGGTATCAGCAAGAAAACGCATACCAACTTCTAACTCATCAACACCAACAAAAACATCTTTCGGTACGCGTTGAACTAAGTTTTCGTCGTATTGACCATACGCATCATCAGAAGCCACTTCTACGTCGAATTTTTCACCGACTTCGCGACCTGTTAATGCATTTTCTAAACCACTGATTAAAGAACCACGGCCATGCAGATAGTCTAACGGTGCGCTCACCGTGGACTCATCAACTAAAACACCGTCTTCTGATCTTACTTGATAAGCCAGACTAACTACCAAGTCGTTTGCTACTTTCATGACATCTCCTACATACCCGTGGGCAAAATTTTCCCGATTGTAACGAAAAATAAATCTTCTGTATCGGGTTATATCAAAAAACCTACAATTATTGTGGTGTAAAGATCCCAATGACCTGCTCATTTTCACGAACAAGGGCATTAACTTCACCCTCTGTTTGCCGTTGTTGATGGCCACATTTCGCACATTCCACAATATCCACTTTATCTTCACGCCACATTTTGAGTGTATCTTGAGCTTGACAGTGTGGACACACAGCTCCTGCGATAAAGCGTTTACGGGTTGCAGACATGGGGTCAGTTCTCCTATTTATCAATAGATTTTTTTTCTTTACGTATTTCAGGAATGTCTTCTGTTAAAGATTCATCCCAAATATCAGGCTGATGGTGCTCTTGACGAATTTCTTCACTAAATAACTCCTCAAGTTCCCGTCTCGCTTCTTTTACTCGTGAAACGTTAGAAACTTCTTCAGGTGATTCATCCACCAGCTTTCTCAATAAGTTGATATCCAGACGACGAAAATGCTGTTGTGCTCGATAAGCTTGATGAGGATGCATTCCTAATTCAATCAACGTTTTACGCCCTAATTCTAAAGCACTCGAAAATGTTTCACGGCTAAAATCTGTCACACCCGCTTTGAGCAACTCATGAGCTTCAACACGCCCTCTTGCCCTTGCAATAATATGCAAATTAGGGAAGTGATGCTGACAGAGATGAACAATTTCCATCGTTGCTTCAGGTTCATTACTGGTGATAACAATAGTTTTAGCATGTTCAGCACCAGCTGCGCGCAATAAATTGAGATCAGTGGCATCACCGTAATAAACTTTATAGCCATATTTACGCATGGTGCTTATGCTTCCGACATCATGCTCTAATACCGTGACGTTAATCTTATTCGCCATTAACAAGCGTCCTACAACCTGTCCCATTCGACCAAATCCGACAAGGATGACCTCTGGGTGGTTATTTTCAACAAAGGGCTGTTCGTCCGTTTTAGCGTCATTATAACGACGAGCAAACACAGCGTCTGTCATTTGCATCACAAGAGGCGTTGTCATCATAGAAAGTGTGACAACAACCAACAATAACGCCATTTGCTGACTATCTAATACGCCCATAGCCATCGATGTCGAGAAAACAACAAACGCAAATTCCCCGCCTTGGCTTAACACAGCTGAGAATTGTAGTCGTGTGGAAAAACGCAGTCTGGCTAACCAAGCGATACTATAAAGTATCAATGCTTTTACAATAACCAGAACTAAGACACCCAATAATACTTGTGGAAGATACCGCCATAAGATACCGATATCTAAAGACATACCGACAGAGATAAAAAAGAGTCCTAAAAGTAGACCTTTAAAAGGCTCAATAGAGATCTCTAATTCGTGTCGATACTCTGAATCTGCCAATAACACACCCGCAATAAAGGTTCCCATCGCCATTGAAAAACCAAGGGTTTCCATAAAAATAGCAGCACCTAACACAACAAGCAGCGCTGCGGCAGTAAAAACTTCTCTTACTCCCGATTTCACCACTAAGCGCAAGAGTGGGCGTAATAAATAACGACCACAAATCAGCAATCCAGCAAAAGCTGCCACTTTCACGCCAATGCGATACCAATCACTGCTTGCCGTTTCTCCAGCTAACAAAGGGATAACAGCAAGGATAGGAATAACTGCCATATCTTGGAAAAGTAAAACAGCAAAACCTAATTGTCCGCCTTCATTATGATTCATCCCTTTCTCGTTCAT
It includes:
- the secE gene encoding preprotein translocase subunit SecE; the encoded protein is MSANSGAQDSKRGGDIAKWIITVLLLAVAVGGNYLYREFNLALRALAVVALFVAAGGIALWTTQGKATLAFAREARIEMRKVVWPTRQETLQTTLIVAAVTAIVSLVLWGLDGILVRFVSFITGL
- the tuf gene encoding elongation factor Tu, with protein sequence MSKEKFERSKPHVNVGTIGHVDHGKTTLTAAITTVLAKTYGGAARAFDQIDNAPEEKARGITISTSHVEYDTPTRHYAHVDCPGHADYVKNMITGAAQMDGAILVVAATDGPMPQTREHILLGRQVGVPYIIVFLNKCDMVDDEELLELVEMEVRELLSQYDFPGDDTPVIRGSALKALEGEAEWEAKIVELAEALDSYIPEPERAIDKPFLLPIEDVFSISGRGTVVTGRVERGVVKVGEEVEIVGIKPTVKTTCTGVEMFRKLLDEGRAGENVGVLLRGTKREEIERGQVLAKPGSIKPHTKFESEVYILSKDEGGRHTPFFKGYRPQFYFRTTDVTGTIELPEGVEMVMPGDNINMIVELIHPIAMDDGLRFAIREGGRTVGAGVVAKVLG
- the fusA gene encoding elongation factor G, with the protein product MARQTPIARYRNIGISAHIDAGKTTTSERILFYTGVNHKIGETHEGSATMDWMEQEQERGITITSAATTAFWSGMAKQFEPHRVNIIDTPGHVDFTIEVERSMRVLDGAVMVYCAVGGVQPQSETVWRQANKYHVPRIAFVNKMDRMGANFLRVVEQIKTRLAANPVPLQIPVGAEENFTGVVDLIKMKSIRWNEEDQGVTFEYEDIPANLQDLAEEWHNNLVESAAEASEDLMDKYLGGEELTEAEIKAALRKRVLDNEIILVTCGSAFKNKGVQAMLDAVIEYLPAPTDVPAINGMLPDGKDTPAERHSSDEEPFSSLAFKIATDPFVGNLTFFRVYSGVVNSGDTVLNPVKDKKERFGRIVQMHANKREEIKEVRAGDIAAAIGLKDVTTGDTLCAIDAPIILERMEFPEPVISVAIEPKTKADQEKMGIALNRLAQEDPSFRVSSDEETGQTIIAGMGELHLDVLVDRMRREFKVEANVGKPQVAYRETIRDTVTDIEGKHAKQSGGRGQYGHVVIDLSPLPAGGEENYVFINDIVGGVIPKEFIPAVDKGIQEQLKSGPLAGYPVVDIQARLHYGSYHDVDSSEIAFKIAASMAFKDGFMKAKPILLEPVMKVEIETPEDYMGDVIGDLNRRRGMVEGMDDLPTGKIIRAQVPLAEMFGYATDLRSQTQGRASYSMEFLKYNEAPSNVAQAIIEARKAK
- the rpsG gene encoding 30S ribosomal protein S7, yielding MPRRRVIGQRKILPDPKFGSELLAKFVNILMVDGKKSTAESIVYNALETLAQRSGKTELEAFEIALDNVRPTVEVKSRRVGGSTYQVPVEVRPVRRNALAMRWIVEAARKRGDKSMALRLANELSDAAENKGAAVKKREDVHRMADANKAFAHYRW
- the rpsL gene encoding 30S ribosomal protein S12 → MATINQLVRKSRSSKVVKSNVPALEACPQKRGVCTRVYTTTPKKPNSALRKVCRVRLTNGFEVSSYIGGEGHNLQEHSVILIRGGRVKDLPGVRYHTVRGALDCSGVKDRKQARSKYGVKKPKA
- the tusB gene encoding sulfurtransferase complex subunit TusB, with the translated sequence MLYTYSVSIYQSDLEAFLSLLTKEDDVLLIQDGVLAVLEDNPLLKYCLQQQISVYALIDDVLARGLKDQVSHHIKLINYGDFVDLTVKHPQQIHWGA
- the tusC gene encoding sulfurtransferase complex subunit TusC; translated protein: MKKMNSIAFLFTQAPHGNSAGREGLDALLATSALTEDIGVFFISDSVFQLVENQQPEGVLSRHHAATFKVLPLYDVTNVYISQKDMAHRGLSSQTSFVLDAQVISQEDIAQKLSEYDVVLRF
- the tusD gene encoding sulfurtransferase complex subunit TusD produces the protein MSSLTYCLVVTGPHYGTEQASSAYLFANALLEKGHQISQIFFYREGVVNANKLVSPANDEFDLPKAWVTLAKEHQIPLHVCVAAALRRGIIDEQQAKEQEMDSHNMATEFELSGLGSLAQAMLTCSRVVQF
- a CDS encoding helix-turn-helix transcriptional regulator, which produces MSSPLFNGDSSEFEKLDSRPFTQTDHEILKSYEAAVDGLAMLIGNHCEIVLHSLEDLKCSAVKIANGEHTGRKIGSPITDLALQMLHDITDEDSSFSKAYFTRAKSGALMKSITIAIRNRERRVIGLLCINMNLDVPFSEIIKTFIPEETHEVASDVNFASSVDDLVAQTLEFTIEEVNNDREVANNAKNKQVVLSLYEKGIFDIKDAINQVADRLNISKHTVYLYIRQFKNGE
- a CDS encoding DMT family transporter, encoding MYLRQYWAKFGPTTLFVLLWSSGAIFSRWGLDNGSSFAILTWRFIIALAFLSFLCIQRHRFLPPKGSRLKTAWVGLLIIGGYSICYLLALANSITPGMLATIMGVQPIITLWIIERNFTATRLLGLLIALAGLVLVVAQSLFNTSLSLTGMIYALVALLCMSFGAISQKKLQLAPMDALPLQYVVSLVLCLLFVPFQPFHASFDIGFVIPVLWLAVIISVVAQLLLYRLLTTGNLVNVTSLFYLVPGVTALMDYIFLGNKMSWLSLAGMGAIIVGLLFVFKKPKAIIIEETVD
- the fkpA gene encoding FKBP-type peptidyl-prolyl cis-trans isomerase, with the translated sequence MKSLLKTTLLATSLAFAFSAPHAFAEEATAKVPTLNSAFKTQNEQNAYALGASMGRYMEAALQEQKNIGITLDSKQLLAGVQDAFNSKSKLSDAEIELTLAAFEDQVRTAATAKMEKEATENKTAGDKFRTEFAAEKGVVKTKSGLLYLVENPGKGKTPTDADRVTVNYKGMLIDGKQFDSSYDRNEPLTISLKSVIPGWTEGMKYIKEGGKIKLVIPPELGYGQRATSGIPANSTLVFEVELLSVESDK
- a CDS encoding SlyX family protein, which encodes MDIKEVERLLIQLESKVAFQDATIEELNQVVTQQQIEISRFKEALKIVSERLKNSQTSILARPEDETPPPHY
- the slyD gene encoding peptidylprolyl isomerase encodes the protein MKVANDLVVSLAYQVRSEDGVLVDESTVSAPLDYLHGRGSLISGLENALTGREVGEKFDVEVASDDAYGQYDENLVQRVPKDVFVGVDELEVGMRFLADTDQGPVPVEITGIEGDEVIVDGNHMLAGQNLKFHVEIVAIREATEEELAHGHVHGEEEEHECCGGHGHGEEGGCCGGGHGHGHSHGEEGGCCGGGGHGHGGHGHGHGGCGCQH